One window of Trinickia caryophylli genomic DNA carries:
- a CDS encoding branched-chain amino acid ABC transporter permease: protein MDLSIAAILAQDGITTGAVYALLALALVLVFSVTRVIFIPQGEFVSYGALTLAMLQSNKVPPTSRLLLALGAACFVVEMLGVIRHAERRRQLSRTIALGAGRYLLLPAAVYLLSTKASTMALPMIAQIALTLLIVVPMGPLVYRLAYEPIAEASTLLLLIVAVAVHFAMVGLGLLMFGAEGSRTAPFSDATFAVGSLSVTGQSIWVVLTALALIVALYVYFGRSISGKALRATSINRLGARLVGIGTAQAGRLAFTLAAGLGVLSGVLVAPITTIYYDSGFLIGLKGFVGAIVGGLVSYPLAAAGSLLVGLLESYSSFWASAYKEVIVFTLIIPVLLWRSLTSGHVEEEAE from the coding sequence ATGGATTTATCGATCGCCGCAATCCTGGCGCAGGACGGGATCACCACAGGCGCCGTTTACGCACTGCTCGCGCTGGCGCTCGTGCTCGTCTTTTCGGTGACGCGCGTCATCTTCATTCCGCAAGGCGAATTCGTCTCGTATGGCGCGTTGACGCTGGCGATGCTGCAGTCGAACAAGGTGCCGCCCACGTCGAGGCTGTTGCTTGCGCTGGGCGCCGCCTGTTTCGTCGTCGAGATGTTGGGCGTCATACGCCATGCCGAACGGCGGCGGCAGCTTTCGCGCACGATCGCACTCGGCGCGGGGCGCTATTTGCTGTTGCCGGCTGCGGTCTATCTGCTGAGCACCAAGGCGAGCACGATGGCATTGCCGATGATCGCGCAGATCGCATTGACGCTGCTGATCGTCGTGCCCATGGGGCCGCTCGTTTATCGGCTCGCCTATGAGCCGATTGCGGAAGCTTCGACGTTGCTGCTGCTGATCGTCGCGGTGGCCGTCCATTTCGCGATGGTGGGGCTCGGGCTTCTCATGTTCGGCGCCGAGGGCTCGCGCACCGCGCCGTTTTCCGATGCGACGTTCGCCGTGGGGAGCCTGTCGGTCACAGGGCAAAGCATCTGGGTCGTTCTCACAGCCCTCGCGCTGATCGTCGCGCTGTATGTTTATTTCGGCCGGTCGATCTCGGGCAAGGCGTTGCGCGCGACGTCGATCAACCGCCTCGGCGCCCGGCTCGTCGGCATCGGGACGGCGCAGGCGGGGCGGCTCGCCTTCACGCTGGCGGCCGGGCTGGGCGTGCTGTCCGGCGTGCTCGTGGCGCCGATTACGACGATCTATTACGACTCGGGGTTCTTGATCGGCCTCAAGGGCTTCGTTGGCGCGATCGTCGGCGGCCTCGTCAGCTATCCGCTCGCCGCGGCGGGCTCGCTGCTCGTCGGTCTGCTCGAATCGTATTCGTCGTTCTGGGCGAGCGCCTACAAGGAAGTGATCGTCTTTACGCTGATCATTCCCGTCCTGCTCTGGCGCAGCCTCACGAGCGGCCACGTCGAAGAAGAAGCGGAGTGA